A region from the Thermanaeromonas toyohensis ToBE genome encodes:
- a CDS encoding GntR family transcriptional regulator → MALVDRRPLYEIVLREIKEKIKRGEWQEGQQLPSETVLAKSFGVSRVTLREALRILEEEGLIIKHQGLGTFVKRRPLIEGGLEELFSVTSLIRRQGRVPGTLDFKVEKVPARDNEAQYLGINPGSLIYRIERVRTADGIPVVYCIDRLPESIIGPTLPQVEESLFDFLESFCNVRITHALAEIIPLKHETVAEKKLKFKKGDILLLLEQVHFDESNTPILYSSNYFNATKFRFYVVRKR, encoded by the coding sequence GTGGCGTTAGTTGATAGGAGACCGCTTTATGAAATTGTGCTAAGAGAAATCAAGGAGAAGATAAAAAGAGGGGAGTGGCAAGAGGGGCAACAGCTGCCTTCAGAGACGGTATTAGCTAAAAGCTTCGGGGTAAGCAGGGTAACCTTGCGCGAGGCCTTGCGGATTTTAGAAGAAGAAGGTCTTATTATTAAACACCAAGGCCTGGGTACCTTTGTTAAAAGAAGACCGTTAATTGAAGGTGGACTGGAAGAACTTTTTAGCGTCACTTCCCTTATAAGAAGGCAGGGGAGAGTTCCTGGGACTCTAGATTTTAAAGTAGAAAAAGTCCCGGCGCGGGATAATGAGGCTCAGTATCTAGGTATAAATCCAGGAAGTTTAATCTACCGGATAGAGAGAGTCAGGACAGCTGATGGTATACCCGTAGTTTATTGTATAGATAGATTGCCAGAGAGTATTATTGGCCCTACACTACCTCAAGTTGAAGAATCCCTTTTCGATTTTCTGGAATCCTTCTGCAATGTTAGAATCACGCATGCTTTAGCGGAGATTATACCGTTAAAACATGAAACTGTGGCGGAAAAAAAGTTGAAGTTTAAAAAGGGAGATATCCTACTTCTCTTAGAACAAGTACATTTTGACGAATCTAATACACCTATTTTATATTCCTCTAACTACTTTAATGCTACTAAATTTAGGTTTTATGTAGTGCGAAAGAGGTAA
- a CDS encoding ABC transporter permease, translating into MSIVELLASSIRLTIPILLAALGAVYSERSGIVNIALEGMMITGSFWGAVGTYYYGPLVGVLLAIFASVVLAFIHALVTVTFRVDQIVSGVALNILAYGAARFSCLALFEKATMSPHVDSFSPLNIPLLDRIPYLGVLFTNLSPLIVLGFVLVPVSYWVIQKTVFGLRLRSVGENPLAADTLGINVYLFRYSGVLISGILAGLAGAYLSIEHTGMYVEGMTQGKGYIGLAAMIFGNWSPVGAMWAALLFGFAEALSLRVVESGFVPYQFIKMIPYVLTLVVLAGVFLKARPPAADGIPYGRDEG; encoded by the coding sequence ATGAGCATCGTGGAGTTATTGGCTTCATCTATACGGCTAACCATCCCTATTCTTTTAGCAGCCTTAGGAGCAGTGTATTCCGAACGGAGTGGGATAGTTAATATAGCACTGGAAGGGATGATGATTACGGGCTCCTTCTGGGGCGCGGTAGGCACCTATTATTATGGGCCCTTGGTGGGAGTGCTGCTGGCCATTTTTGCTTCTGTGGTATTAGCCTTTATCCATGCCCTGGTCACCGTGACTTTCCGGGTGGATCAAATCGTGAGTGGCGTGGCTTTAAATATCTTGGCCTATGGGGCGGCCAGGTTTTCTTGCCTTGCCCTTTTTGAGAAAGCGACCATGAGCCCCCATGTAGATAGCTTTAGCCCCCTAAATATTCCATTGCTGGATAGGATACCCTATCTTGGTGTTCTCTTTACCAACCTATCACCCCTGATAGTACTAGGATTTGTTTTGGTCCCTGTAAGTTACTGGGTTATTCAAAAGACAGTGTTTGGATTGAGGCTGCGCTCAGTGGGCGAAAATCCCTTGGCTGCCGATACTCTGGGGATCAATGTATATCTGTTCCGCTATAGCGGCGTGCTCATTAGCGGGATTTTAGCTGGCCTGGCCGGGGCCTATCTTTCCATCGAGCACACAGGCATGTATGTAGAGGGGATGACCCAGGGCAAGGGTTATATAGGACTGGCGGCTATGATTTTTGGTAATTGGTCGCCAGTAGGAGCTATGTGGGCAGCTTTACTTTTTGGGTTTGCGGAAGCTTTAAGCCTGCGAGTGGTAGAGAGCGGCTTTGTTCCTTACCAATTTATCAAAATGATCCCTTATGTTTTAACTCTGGTAGTCTTGGCGGGCGTATTTCTTAAAGCCAGGCCACCGGCTGCTGATGGAATACCTTATGGCCGCGATGAGGGATAA
- a CDS encoding ABC transporter permease: MKLKKAKYLFFHLTAPLLAILVATFIGALVILLIKKDPLKVYSTMFTFGFSRLDSIAIILFGATPLIFSGLAVAVGFKAGLFNIGVEGQYLIGAFLAALAGFSIKGLPFELHLPLVILMASLGGMLWTILPIYLKVKRQVHEVISTIMLNYISLALIHYFIADIFLDKQPGLAPGVGSSLVRMPKLAPTALMPKMHSFLALFGIDLPKHVYLNWFFPLALLTALGVYFLIWRTPFGYELRAVGLNPAAAEAAGINPTSIYVKAFLLSGAIAGLTGLSDLLSYFGYLDLDFPKGYGFTGIAVALMGKNHPLGIILAAILFAFLNRGAEGVQAFEGVPMDTVIILQGIMILSIVVVSEVLGRYIRRMEKKEAA, from the coding sequence ATGAAGCTTAAAAAGGCCAAGTATTTATTTTTCCACTTAACTGCTCCTTTGCTTGCTATTTTAGTGGCCACTTTTATAGGAGCACTGGTTATCTTATTAATCAAAAAGGACCCTTTAAAAGTTTACTCTACCATGTTTACCTTCGGCTTTAGCCGGCTGGATAGTATAGCCATAATTTTGTTTGGGGCCACCCCTTTAATCTTTTCAGGCCTGGCAGTAGCTGTAGGCTTTAAGGCGGGACTTTTTAATATTGGAGTAGAAGGCCAGTATTTAATAGGTGCTTTTTTGGCTGCCCTAGCCGGTTTTAGTATAAAAGGATTGCCCTTTGAGCTACATCTGCCGCTTGTTATCTTAATGGCCAGCTTAGGCGGTATGCTGTGGACCATTCTTCCTATTTATTTAAAGGTGAAGCGACAGGTACATGAAGTGATAAGCACTATTATGTTAAATTATATTTCCTTAGCTTTGATTCACTATTTTATTGCCGATATATTCTTAGACAAGCAGCCAGGATTGGCTCCTGGTGTGGGGAGCTCTTTAGTACGAATGCCTAAATTAGCTCCTACAGCTTTGATGCCCAAGATGCATAGTTTCTTGGCCCTTTTCGGCATAGATTTGCCTAAGCATGTATATCTTAACTGGTTCTTCCCTCTTGCTTTGCTTACAGCATTAGGCGTGTATTTCCTAATATGGCGCACACCTTTTGGATATGAATTAAGGGCTGTAGGGTTAAACCCTGCTGCTGCAGAAGCAGCGGGGATAAATCCTACCTCCATTTATGTAAAAGCCTTTCTTTTAAGCGGGGCTATAGCGGGTTTGACGGGCTTAAGCGATTTGCTTTCTTATTTTGGCTATCTAGATCTTGATTTCCCTAAAGGCTACGGGTTTACCGGGATCGCTGTAGCCCTTATGGGCAAAAATCACCCCTTAGGGATTATTCTGGCGGCTATACTTTTTGCTTTCTTAAACCGGGGGGCTGAGGGAGTGCAGGCTTTTGAAGGAGTTCCCATGGATACCGTTATTATCCTTCAAGGCATTATGATTTTAAGCATTGTAGTGGTTTCTGAGGTTTTGGGCCGCTACATCCGGCGGATGGAAAAGAAGGAGGCAGCTTAA
- a CDS encoding ABC transporter ATP-binding protein — MISIKLEGITKRFPGIVANDNITLEIAKGEIHAIVGENGAGKSTLMKILCGLYQPDKGQIYLEGKKVNIVSPRRAISLGIGMVHQHFMLIPRFTVLENIILGAEVATVGVLKEKAAYQQVKEMCERYEFALDLNARVENLSVGQQQRVEILKVLYRGAKILILDEPTAVLAPQEVKELFVNLRHLKNEGKTIIFISHKLEEVLEIADRISVLRQGKLMGTVLAKDTDKAKLSEMMVGRPVFLNLVKAPVKPGQERLKVEKLVVLGSSGRVAVKGVSFSIRDGEIYGIAGIEGNGQSELVEALVGLKKPVEGRILISGQAVNNKTVAEIKSLGTGYIPEDRHHRGLILPMSVWENAILGRHRLSIFSSPFSLKFASIRQYADKIIKKFDVRLSSMELPIRNLSGGNQQKVILGRELDWEPQLIIASQPTRGLDIGATEFVHQQLLKAREKGCAVLLVSADLSEVLSLSDRVGVMYNGELVAEFVPGEVSIEEIGHFMLGAKLKSQEEKVRRLADEA, encoded by the coding sequence ATGATAAGCATCAAGTTAGAAGGGATTACCAAGAGATTTCCTGGTATTGTGGCCAATGATAATATTACCCTGGAGATAGCCAAAGGTGAAATCCATGCCATAGTAGGGGAAAATGGCGCGGGTAAAAGCACCTTGATGAAGATCTTATGCGGGCTTTACCAACCCGATAAAGGCCAGATTTATCTAGAGGGCAAAAAAGTTAATATAGTTAGCCCGCGGAGAGCTATAAGTTTGGGCATCGGTATGGTGCATCAGCATTTTATGTTAATCCCTCGGTTTACAGTTTTAGAGAATATTATCTTGGGGGCAGAAGTTGCTACGGTAGGGGTCTTAAAAGAAAAAGCGGCCTACCAGCAGGTAAAAGAGATGTGTGAGCGTTACGAGTTTGCCTTGGATCTTAATGCTCGGGTAGAAAACCTTTCTGTAGGTCAGCAGCAAAGGGTGGAAATTCTAAAAGTTCTTTACCGGGGAGCTAAGATATTGATACTGGATGAGCCCACGGCCGTTTTAGCTCCTCAGGAAGTAAAGGAGCTTTTTGTTAATCTTAGGCATCTTAAAAACGAAGGCAAGACTATTATATTTATAAGCCATAAGCTGGAAGAAGTTTTAGAGATAGCTGATCGGATTTCTGTATTGCGCCAGGGGAAGCTTATGGGGACAGTTCTAGCTAAGGATACAGATAAAGCAAAGCTTTCGGAGATGATGGTAGGCCGTCCCGTATTTTTGAATTTGGTCAAAGCTCCGGTTAAGCCAGGTCAGGAAAGGCTAAAAGTAGAGAAGCTAGTTGTTTTAGGCAGTTCAGGCCGCGTTGCCGTGAAAGGAGTAAGTTTTAGCATAAGGGATGGGGAGATATATGGTATTGCGGGAATTGAAGGGAACGGGCAATCGGAACTGGTAGAAGCCCTGGTGGGCCTTAAGAAACCTGTGGAAGGCCGAATTTTAATTTCCGGCCAGGCAGTTAATAACAAGACAGTAGCCGAGATAAAATCCCTAGGTACGGGCTATATACCCGAAGATCGCCATCATAGAGGACTTATCCTTCCGATGAGTGTATGGGAAAATGCCATCCTTGGGAGACACCGGTTGAGTATTTTTTCCTCCCCCTTTTCTTTAAAGTTTGCTTCTATTCGGCAGTATGCTGATAAAATCATTAAGAAATTTGATGTGCGCTTAAGTTCTATGGAATTGCCCATAAGGAACCTATCTGGAGGAAACCAGCAAAAGGTAATCTTGGGACGGGAATTAGATTGGGAACCGCAACTAATTATTGCTTCCCAACCCACGCGAGGCTTGGATATAGGAGCTACTGAATTTGTTCACCAGCAACTTTTAAAAGCTAGGGAAAAAGGATGCGCTGTTTTGCTCGTTTCAGCTGATTTAAGCGAGGTGCTTTCCCTTAGCGACCGGGTGGGCGTGATGTATAATGGAGAACTCGTGGCCGAGTTCGTCCCCGGAGAAGTTAGCATAGAAGAGATTGGTCATTTTATGTTAGGTGCCAAGTTGAAGTCGCAGGAGGAGAAAGTGAGGAGACTAGCTGATGAAGCTTAA